The proteins below come from a single Rhodococcus sp. WMMA185 genomic window:
- the asnB gene encoding asparagine synthase (glutamine-hydrolyzing) — protein MCGLLGLLTSGETSDDTVSRVDQAMHCLRHRGPDEHGTWHDGHLVFGFNRLSIIDIEHSHQPLRWGPEEDPERYALTFNGEIYNYLEIRAELADQFGARFTTEGDSEAIVAAFHYWGEDAVRRLRGMFAFAIWDTATRELFIARDPFGIKPLFLATGIGGTAFGSEKKSLLELASLIGIGTELDPRAVEHYTVLQYVPEPETLHRHIRRLESGCFARVRPGEAPVITRYFSPTFPVRPFAAGTEQARYREIAEALEDSVAKHMRADVTVGSFLSGGIDSTAIAALAMRHNPNLITFTTGFEREGYSEVDVAAESAAAIGARHVVKVVSPSEFAAAIPEIVWYLDDPVADPALVPLWFVAKEARKHVKVVLSGEGADELFGGYTIYREPLSLKPFEYLPRGLRRAAGKLSERIPEGTRGKSLLNRGSLTLEERYYGNARSFNDAQLRAVLRDFRPEWTHRDVTDPIYDLSRGWDPVARMQHLDLFTWLRGDILVKADKMTMANSLELRVPFLDPEVFKVSSQVPLNQKIANNTTKYALRQALEGIVPGHVLHRAKLGFPVPLRHWLRGTELFDWAHEQIAASGTDHLLDKAAVAKMLSDHRDGASDHSRRLWTVLIFMVWHGIFVEDRIVPEIAEPAYPVSL, from the coding sequence GTGTGCGGACTGCTCGGGCTACTGACCTCCGGAGAAACCAGCGACGACACCGTTTCACGAGTCGACCAGGCGATGCACTGTCTGCGCCACCGTGGGCCGGACGAGCACGGCACCTGGCACGACGGCCACCTGGTGTTCGGGTTCAACCGGTTGTCGATCATCGATATCGAACACTCGCACCAGCCCTTGCGCTGGGGGCCGGAGGAGGATCCGGAACGCTACGCGCTGACCTTCAACGGCGAGATCTACAACTACCTCGAGATCCGCGCCGAGCTTGCCGACCAGTTCGGTGCGCGATTCACCACGGAGGGCGACAGCGAAGCCATCGTCGCCGCTTTCCACTACTGGGGCGAAGATGCCGTCCGCCGGCTGCGAGGGATGTTCGCGTTCGCGATCTGGGACACGGCGACCCGGGAGCTGTTCATCGCCCGCGACCCGTTCGGTATCAAGCCCCTGTTCCTCGCGACAGGTATCGGTGGCACCGCTTTCGGTAGCGAGAAGAAGAGCCTGCTCGAGTTGGCAAGCCTGATCGGCATCGGAACCGAACTCGATCCGCGGGCCGTCGAGCATTACACAGTGCTGCAGTACGTCCCTGAGCCCGAAACACTGCACAGGCACATCCGGCGGCTCGAATCCGGCTGTTTCGCCCGGGTGCGGCCCGGCGAGGCACCCGTCATCACCCGCTACTTCTCCCCCACGTTCCCGGTTCGTCCGTTCGCGGCCGGCACGGAGCAGGCGAGGTACAGGGAGATCGCGGAAGCGCTAGAGGATTCGGTCGCCAAACACATGCGCGCCGACGTCACGGTCGGTTCGTTCCTGTCGGGCGGTATCGACTCGACAGCCATCGCAGCGCTCGCGATGCGGCACAACCCGAACCTGATCACGTTCACCACGGGCTTCGAGCGTGAGGGCTACTCCGAGGTTGATGTCGCGGCCGAATCGGCCGCAGCAATCGGCGCACGCCACGTCGTCAAGGTGGTGAGCCCGTCCGAGTTCGCCGCCGCCATCCCCGAGATCGTGTGGTACCTCGACGACCCCGTCGCCGATCCCGCGCTCGTTCCACTGTGGTTCGTTGCGAAGGAGGCACGCAAGCACGTCAAGGTCGTGCTGTCGGGCGAAGGCGCCGACGAGTTGTTCGGCGGATACACCATCTACCGCGAACCCCTGTCACTCAAGCCGTTCGAGTACCTGCCACGGGGTCTGCGCAGGGCCGCTGGAAAGCTCTCCGAGCGCATTCCCGAGGGCACCCGCGGCAAGAGCCTGCTCAACCGTGGCTCGCTGACCCTCGAAGAGCGCTACTACGGCAATGCGCGCAGCTTCAACGACGCCCAGTTGCGAGCGGTTCTGCGCGACTTCCGGCCCGAATGGACGCACCGCGACGTCACCGATCCGATCTACGACCTCTCACGAGGCTGGGATCCGGTGGCTCGGATGCAGCACCTCGACCTGTTCACCTGGCTGCGCGGTGACATCCTCGTCAAGGCAGACAAGATGACCATGGCCAACTCGCTCGAGTTGCGAGTACCGTTCCTCGATCCCGAGGTCTTCAAAGTCTCCTCCCAGGTGCCCCTGAACCAGAAGATCGCCAACAACACCACCAAGTACGCGCTGCGACAAGCGCTGGAGGGCATAGTGCCCGGGCATGTGCTGCACCGGGCGAAACTGGGTTTTCCCGTCCCCTTGCGGCACTGGCTGCGCGGGACCGAACTGTTCGACTGGGCGCACGAGCAGATCGCGGCATCGGGGACCGATCACCTTCTCGACAAGGCTGCGGTCGCCAAGATGCTCAGCGATCACCGGGACGGCGCGTCCGACCACAGTCGCCGCCTGTGGACCGTGCTGATCTTCATGGTGTGGCACGGCATCTTCGTCGAGGACCGCATCGTTCCGGAAATCGCGGAACCCGCGTACCCGGTGTCGCTCTAG
- a CDS encoding carbohydrate kinase family protein, translating into MTIAVTGSIATDHLMRFPGRFAEQLLADQLSHISLSFLVDDLVVRRGGVGGNIAYAMGVLGGNPLLVGAAGADFADYREWLESNGVDCTAVRISTLAHTARFVCTTDEDMAQIASFYPGAMSEAREIELAVIAEHRAPLDLVLVGANDPEAMIRHTDECREQNIPFAADPSQQLARLGGKEASALINGAKYLFTNEYEWGLLQQKTGLSGEEIGAQVGVRITTLGSKGVEIVDSDGNWTRVGVVPEKGKVDPTGVGDGFRAGFLLAHTAGLSYERSAQLGSLVAVLILETVGTQEWTFDRVEAVKRLADAYGSTAADEIAAVLP; encoded by the coding sequence GTGACAATTGCGGTAACCGGCTCCATCGCCACTGACCATCTCATGCGGTTCCCCGGCCGGTTCGCCGAGCAATTGCTCGCCGATCAGCTCAGCCACATCTCGCTGAGTTTCCTGGTCGACGATCTCGTGGTCCGACGAGGGGGAGTGGGCGGCAATATCGCCTACGCCATGGGCGTCCTCGGTGGCAATCCCCTATTGGTCGGGGCCGCCGGGGCAGACTTCGCCGACTACCGCGAGTGGCTCGAGAGCAACGGCGTCGACTGCACCGCTGTCCGGATTTCGACGCTCGCGCACACCGCGCGCTTCGTATGCACCACCGACGAGGACATGGCGCAGATCGCGTCGTTCTATCCCGGCGCGATGAGTGAAGCGCGTGAGATCGAACTCGCCGTGATCGCCGAGCACCGTGCACCGCTCGACCTTGTGCTGGTCGGGGCCAACGATCCCGAGGCGATGATCCGGCACACCGATGAATGCCGCGAGCAGAATATTCCGTTCGCCGCCGACCCGTCGCAGCAGCTGGCCCGGCTGGGTGGCAAGGAGGCGTCCGCACTGATCAACGGTGCCAAGTACCTGTTCACCAATGAGTACGAGTGGGGCCTGTTGCAGCAGAAAACGGGCTTGTCCGGGGAGGAGATCGGGGCGCAGGTCGGAGTCCGGATCACCACGCTCGGTTCCAAGGGCGTCGAAATCGTCGATTCCGATGGAAATTGGACGCGGGTCGGGGTCGTGCCGGAGAAGGGCAAGGTCGATCCGACGGGTGTCGGCGACGGATTCCGGGCAGGATTCCTCCTCGCACACACCGCAGGGCTGAGTTACGAGCGTTCGGCGCAACTGGGATCGCTCGTGGCTGTGCTGATTCTCGAAACGGTGGGTACGCAGGAGTGGACGTTCGATCGGGTCGAGGCGGTCAAGCGACTCGCGGACGCCTACGGTTCCACCGCCGCTGACGAGATTGCCGCCGTCCTGCCGTAG
- a CDS encoding HesB/IscA family protein has protein sequence MTVQNETGVHGVKMTEAASAKAKALLDQEGRDDLALRIAVQPGGCAGLRYQLFFDDRNLDGDLVVDFGGVSLAVDRMSAPYVEGASIDFVDTIEKQGFTIDNPNATGSCACGDSFN, from the coding sequence ATGACTGTGCAGAACGAGACCGGCGTCCACGGCGTCAAGATGACCGAAGCCGCGTCCGCCAAGGCGAAGGCGCTGCTCGATCAGGAAGGTCGTGACGACCTTGCGCTGCGGATCGCTGTGCAACCCGGCGGCTGCGCAGGACTGCGCTACCAGCTTTTCTTCGACGACCGTAACCTCGATGGCGACTTGGTCGTGGACTTCGGTGGTGTGTCCCTCGCTGTCGACCGAATGAGCGCGCCGTACGTCGAGGGTGCTTCGATCGACTTCGTCGATACCATCGAGAAGCAGGGCTTCACGATCGACAACCCCAATGCGACCGGTTCGTGCGCTTGCGGCGACTCCTTCAACTGA